The Ketobacter alkanivorans genome includes the window ATCCCAAACCGGTCTGTGCCGCCGATCCAGCATCACAAAACAAACGATGCAACAACAAACTATTGAAAACGACTGGGTACTGCTTCACGTTTCCTGATTTTCGTGCTGGCTACCAGGCCGCCCTTGATCACATGTAGCATCCTCTATCGGGAAACCGGTGCAACCCACTGCTGCTGGATCTGTTGCTGCGTTTCATACATGCTGCGCTGGTTATCGTAGAGCTTTTTCTCTACGATCTGCTCCTTCTTCAAAGACTCCAGCGTAGCCTGCTTGCTTTGATACGCCTTAGCCAGGGAATCATCCGCTGACACCCTGCGCAGCTTCGACACCACCGCCGATGAAGCGCTGAGGGCTTGATTATCCTGCAGGCTGGCCAATTCCTGTTTGACCTCTTCCAGCTCCTGCACCCGCTGATCCAGAAGCAGCTTCAATTCATTCACTTCCTTTTCCCGCTCGGCAATGATTTTTTCCTGCTGGCGAATGCTTTCTTCCTGCTTGCTTAAGCTGTCTTCCAAAGCGAAGGTATTGGTAGTACGGACTTCCAGCTCATTGAATTTTACAGTCAGATCCCCATATTTGTACGAGATGAACAAAAACCCAACGGTAAACGCCACCAGGGCAAAACTGGCTGCATGCCAGAACGATTTTGGTATGCCTTCCAGATCCATGATGTACCCCCTATTTGAATTGTAAAGTTGAACTCCGTATTACCATGATCAATACAGTGGATACAACCATGGCTTTGCGGGCAGCTATTGAATACACTGGCCGCAGCTTACTAAACGTGCAGACGAAGGAGCACTTCATGTTGCCGAAGAATTTTCTCATCAGTTTAATGTTACTGATTTCCGTGATCAGCCTCAGTGGTTGCGGAGTAAACAACATCCCCAGCCTGGATGAGCAGGTTAAAGCCAACTGGGCCCAGGTGGAAAATCAGTATCAACGCCGTAGCGATCTGATTCCCAATTTAGTATCGACCGTTAAGGGCTATGCAGCCCACGAGCAGGAAACGCTGCAAGCGGTAGTGGAGGCCCGCGCCAAGGTAGGCTCCATGCAGGTGGACAACTCCATCATCAACGACCCCAAAGCCCTGCAACAATTTGAAGCGGCTCAAGGCCAGTTGACCAGCGCCCTGAGTCGATTGATGGTGGTGGTTGAACGGTATCCTGATCTTAAGGCAAATCAGAACTTTCTGGCATTACAGTCGCAACTGGAAGGCACCGAAAACCGGATCAGCGTGGCGCGCAGGGATTTTATTCAGTCTGTAAGCGCCTACAATACCGAGATCCGCACCTTCCCGGGCCGTATCTGGCACAGCTTGCTCTACAGTGACATGCCCCTGCGCGAAACCTATCAGGCCACCAGCAGTGGTGCCGAAGAAGCACCTAAGGTTGAGTTCTGATGTTACGGCTATGCTGCGGACTGCTATTGGGAATATTGATCAGCACCTCGTTGCTGGCGCAGCCCTCGTTTCCCAAATTGTCCGGGCAGGTGGTGGATACCGCCAATTTGCTGGACAGCTCAGCAGAACAACGCATCACGTCTCAATTACAGGCCCACGCCAACGCAACCGGTAATCAGATAGTGGTGGTTACCGTGCCTGATTTACAAGGCTATGGCATAGAAACATTCGGCTACCAGTTAGGCCGACACTGGGAGATCGGCCAAAAAGGCAAAAATAACGGTGTGTTGCTGATCATCGCCAAAGCCGAGCGTAGCATGCGGATTGAAGTGGGCTATGGCCTGGAAGGCACCCTCACCGATGCTATCAGCGCCAATATCATTCAAACCATACTGCGACCCGCCTTCAAGCGCGGCCAGTTTGAACAGGGTATTGAGGCAGGCACCACCGCCATCATTGCCGCCTTGGGCGGCCAATACAGTATGCGCAAAGCCAGCAGCGGCAAAAAGGCGCCAACCGCCCTCGTGCTGCTGATTTTCATCATAATCATCGCCATGAACGTGTTACGTGGTGGCGGTGGCCCTGGTTTTGGCCGTCGCTACGGCTCTGGTCACTACTACGGTGGCGGCCTGGGCAGCGGCGGATTCGGTGGAGGGGGCGGTTTTTCCGGCGGCGGTGGCAGTTTTGGAGGCGGTGGCGCCTCGGGAGGATGGTGATGACATTATTGACGCAGCAGCAGCTTAAATCGGTAGCAGATGCCATAGATGCCATCGAACACAACACAGACGCAGAACTGGTCACCGTATTAGCCAAGCAGGCCGATGGCTACCTGTATATCCCGACACTGTACGCTGCCGTTGCCGCACTGTTGGTTCCCATTGTGCTGAAGCTGACGCCTTTTTGGTTAAGCAGCGATGAACTGTTCCTGGCTCAATGGGCTACGTTTGCAGTGTTGGCGTTACTGTTTCGGATACCGGCCATTATGATGCGACTGGTTCCAAAATCGGTAAAACAGTGGCGCGCTTCGAGTTTGGCACGACGCCAGTTTCTGGACAACAACCTGCACCATACCAAAGGCGAAACCGGGGTGCTGGTATTTGTATCGGAAGCAGAGCACTACGTAGAGATCATCGCCGACCGCGGCATCAGCCAGCACGTGAGCAACGATCAATGGCAAGGCATCGTGAACGAATTGACCGCCCATATTAAGCGCAAGCAGACCTTGGATGGCATGCTCGGTTGCATCAACGCCTGCGGTGAATTGTTAAAACAATATTCGCCGGCGACAGAAAGCAAGAATGAGTTGCCGAATCATTTGGTGGTGTTAAATTAGCCAACCTACTATACATCCAATAGATGGGTACAAGTCTTATACATATATTGAGGAAGATATTATCGCCAATATCCCGAAAGAGGACTGTAGCTTGGTGTTAATTCAACCTAAACAGACCTCGGAGCTTATTAAAGTCATGCTCAACTCCCTGCTGATATCCTTGCTCGCCCTTCTTCCTCTAGTGTGCTTCGCCAGCCCAGCTGTGTCAGATACCGAGACCAGTGCCAACACAAACAATGGCACCATCGTCTTCTTTCGAGAAAAGAAAGCAAAAGGCGCAGCCATTCGATTTTCCATTAACGACCATGCCGGCGCGGTGATTGGTTCGCTTTCAAACGGAACCGTGATCCGCAAAGAGCTGGCTCCGCAGGAGTATACCTTTACCGTTAGATCGCCTTCAGTGGATGGCCAGGATTCCATCACGGTTAAAGTGACACCAGGCACCACGATCTATATAAAAGGGGAAATACTCTGGGGTTGGCCGGCCGGCCGGCCGAAATTCACCCTGACGCCTGAGTCTGAAGCACTAAGCATAGTTTCACAACTCGAATAACCGCACCGGACAATCATTATTCGATAAACAAGAGCGCCTGAATCCACAACAATGAGAAAGCATCCATGATTTCAAAACTGAGCCACACTGCTCTAGCCCTTACCTGCCTCCTTAGTATAAGCACACACACTGGCCGCTGGCGGCGGGGGCGTTGTTACCAGCGACCCGAGCAAGCACTTTGATCCGAAGGGTAAGTTACCCTCGAAGTACACGATAGAGCTGCAAGAAGGACTGCGTAAGAGTCTGCCATTCGACGACAAACGTGATTTTGAAGAGGCAAAGCGGGGCTTTATCGCTGCGCCTACCTACAAACAAATCATGGCAGAAGCCGGCAACGTGGCGTGGGACATGGGAAGCTACGAATGGTTGTTGGAAGAAGGCCAGAACTTCGACAGCATTCATCCCTCACTCCAGCGTCAAGCCATTCTCAATATGGCCTATGGCTTGTACGAAGTGGTGCCCGGTAAAATCTATCAGGTACGCGGCTACGACCTTGCCAACATCAGCTTTATTAAAGGTAAAACCGGCTGGATTGTCTTCGATCCATTGACCGCAAAAGAAACCGCTGCCGCTGCCCTTAAGTTTATAAATGAACAACTGGGTGAGCGCCCGGTGGTTGCTGTGGTTTACTCGCACTCCCATGGTGACCATTTCGGTGGAGTTCGCGGCGTAGTGGACGAGGCTGACGTCAAATCAGGCAAGGTCAAGATCATCGCTCCCGAAGGGTTTATGCATCACGCCGTGGCCGAGAATGTCATGGCTGGCAACGTCATGACACGCCGCATGTTCTTCCAATACGGTGTATTGCTACCCCGTAGCCCCTACGGCCACGTCGATCAATCCATCGGCAAGAATACCGCCGCTGGCAACCTCGGACTTATTGAACCCAACGTCATCATCAAGCAAGACTTTGAAGACATGACCATCGACGGCATTAAAATGGTCTTTCAGAACACGCCCGGCACCGAGGCTCCGGCCGAGATGAACACTTGGTTTCCGGACATGAAAGCGTTCTGGGCAGCTGAGAACATCACCGGCACCATTCACAACATCTACACGCTACGCGGCGCCCTGGTACGTGATGCACTGGAATGGTCGAAGCAAATCAATATTGCACTGTACCGATTCGGGCAAGACGCGGAAGTCATGTTCGCCTCCCACAGCTGGCCACGATGGGGTAACGATCGAATTCAGGAAATCATGCGGACTCAACGTGACACCTACGCACACCTGAACAACCAGGTTTTGCATCTGGCCAACCAAGGCGTAACCATCAATCAAATACACAACGTCTATGCACTGCCGGACAGCCTGCGCAATCAGTGGGCAGCACACAGCTATCACGGCTCCGAAGAGCACAACAGTCGTGCGGTGGTGAATCGTTATCTCGGTTACTGGGATGCCAATCCAGCCACACTCGTCCCTCTGTCACCGGAAGACTCAGCCCCACTGTATGTTGAAATGATGGGCGGCGCCAAAAAGATCATCAAGAAGGGGCGCGCGCTGTATGAGGAAGGCAAGTATCTGCACGCTTCCGAGATACTCAACAAGCTGGTGTATGCCGAACCCAAAAACCAGACCGCAAAAGACCTGCTGGCTGACACTTTTGAACAAATTGGCTACCAAAAGGAAAGCCCCAGTGTGCGCAACAGCTTCCTGGCCGCTGCGTATGAGCTACGGCATGGCATGCCCAGCGGTGCGTCACCGAAAGCATCAGGCCCCGACGTAATCCGTGGCATGTCCACTGGACTGTGGCTCGATTTCCTGGGAGTCCGTTTAGACACGAGCAAAACCGACGGTAAGCACTTCATTATCAACTTCGTCACACCCGATAATGGTGAAAAATATCTGGTGGAACTGAGCAATTCTGCACTCACCAACATCAGCGGTGTTCAGTCGTCAAAGGCCGATCTCACCATCACCATGAACCGATCCGAACTGAATGACGTCATGATGGGCAAAATTACCTTTGACGAGAAAATCAAAGCTGGAAAAGCCACATTAAAAGGCAACCGAAAGCCCTATGATGAACTGAAGAACATGCTGTCAACGTTTACCATGGCCTTTGAACTGCTACCCGGAACCCTGCCCGACAAAAAGGCGACACCAACATCTGGCAACACATTCCAGCAAGCGAGCCCCGCTGACACTTCAGGGGGTTGATAGCCAGCGCACAGCCAGCCTTCTGGCGCGGAGCCCGAATCAGGCTCCGCGCCAGAAGGCTTCTATTTTCTTACCCAAACCCAGTCTTTCTTCTGAATACTTTTTCAAATCAGCCTCACGCTTAACGTCACCTGATTTCCTGGCGGCAATCCGATATTGCTATTATTCCTATCAATGTCCGTTTTATATCTCAAATAACCGCCCCTCCATAGTTCCAACCTCCAATCGCATCAAAGAGAGCAATCCCACGCTCTGGGCAGTTCGTTGATATACGATAGCTGTAGTTCCCTATTTTGAAATCACTATCATCATAAGATGAGCGGGAAGAAAGTTCTTTTATCGAGGTTTTGTAGTCAATTGGAACCCAGTTAAACAAAATGACGTCTTTGTTTAACTCCGGCATATACCTGAATTGCTCTATATATTGCGTGTCTATCTCCGCGTCAAAATGAATTTTTGCAGAATCATTTAGTGATTCTGAATCAATAGCGTGGCTTGCCTTACACGTACTGATCACCATCCTCAAATTCATGCACTTTAAGGAAGTTAATGCCACTCAACCCCTGACGCTCGACGAAATCAACGATATGCTGATGAAATATGATGTACCCCAAGGTTTTAATGTGTAACAGCATGCGCTCTGGCTCAGGAATTGCGCCCAGCTTATCCTCGGCCAGCCTGATTCGATCAAACAGGTATTCGTTATCTTCTGGCGTCTCCCCTTCAACCACATCGAACTCACTGCCATCCCAATCTATTATGTCCTGCGACTGGTAGAAGTTGGTAAACCAGTAATTTTCGTGATACTGATTTTGGTTATCAATATAGACTGCGGGATATAAATTCAAACCACGCGTAGGAAACTGTTGCAGCTCCGCATGCAAATCGGCATTTATCAAGCAAAACGGCGCATCGTGCAGAATATCAGTAATATTCTCTTTCATCCCCTGCGCCAGGAACTCAGCCCGAAAGCCATTAGCAAAACGCAGCGGTGCGCCGCCTACACTCAAATCATGATACCGATATTTCATTGCACGGGCTTTGTCATCTGCCTGCAATATGGGTATTTCTTCCACATCGGGCCGGAATGCAAAATAGTATTCATCACCTATTGACGTCATCGACCTACCTGTAATTTATAGTTCCTGGATATGGCTGATTTAAATCCTGCGCTCTGATCGTCTGAATGATCCCGATGATAAGGGCACGTATCCAATGGCGATTCGCTTACACCGTTGCGCCCACCGCAGCCACGGGCACCCGCCTCAAAGTCTTTGGATATACGGGTTAATTTAACCTTATAT containing:
- a CDS encoding LemA family protein, whose amino-acid sequence is MLPKNFLISLMLLISVISLSGCGVNNIPSLDEQVKANWAQVENQYQRRSDLIPNLVSTVKGYAAHEQETLQAVVEARAKVGSMQVDNSIINDPKALQQFEAAQGQLTSALSRLMVVVERYPDLKANQNFLALQSQLEGTENRISVARRDFIQSVSAYNTEIRTFPGRIWHSLLYSDMPLRETYQATSSGAEEAPKVEF
- a CDS encoding alkyl/aryl-sulfatase — protein: MAEAGNVAWDMGSYEWLLEEGQNFDSIHPSLQRQAILNMAYGLYEVVPGKIYQVRGYDLANISFIKGKTGWIVFDPLTAKETAAAALKFINEQLGERPVVAVVYSHSHGDHFGGVRGVVDEADVKSGKVKIIAPEGFMHHAVAENVMAGNVMTRRMFFQYGVLLPRSPYGHVDQSIGKNTAAGNLGLIEPNVIIKQDFEDMTIDGIKMVFQNTPGTEAPAEMNTWFPDMKAFWAAENITGTIHNIYTLRGALVRDALEWSKQINIALYRFGQDAEVMFASHSWPRWGNDRIQEIMRTQRDTYAHLNNQVLHLANQGVTINQIHNVYALPDSLRNQWAAHSYHGSEEHNSRAVVNRYLGYWDANPATLVPLSPEDSAPLYVEMMGGAKKIIKKGRALYEEGKYLHASEILNKLVYAEPKNQTAKDLLADTFEQIGYQKESPSVRNSFLAAAYELRHGMPSGASPKASGPDVIRGMSTGLWLDFLGVRLDTSKTDGKHFIINFVTPDNGEKYLVELSNSALTNISGVQSSKADLTITMNRSELNDVMMGKITFDEKIKAGKATLKGNRKPYDELKNMLSTFTMAFELLPGTLPDKKATPTSGNTFQQASPADTSGG
- a CDS encoding TPM domain-containing protein yields the protein MTLLTQQQLKSVADAIDAIEHNTDAELVTVLAKQADGYLYIPTLYAAVAALLVPIVLKLTPFWLSSDELFLAQWATFAVLALLFRIPAIMMRLVPKSVKQWRASSLARRQFLDNNLHHTKGETGVLVFVSEAEHYVEIIADRGISQHVSNDQWQGIVNELTAHIKRKQTLDGMLGCINACGELLKQYSPATESKNELPNHLVVLN
- a CDS encoding TPM domain-containing protein, translating into MLRLCCGLLLGILISTSLLAQPSFPKLSGQVVDTANLLDSSAEQRITSQLQAHANATGNQIVVVTVPDLQGYGIETFGYQLGRHWEIGQKGKNNGVLLIIAKAERSMRIEVGYGLEGTLTDAISANIIQTILRPAFKRGQFEQGIEAGTTAIIAALGGQYSMRKASSGKKAPTALVLLIFIIIIAMNVLRGGGGPGFGRRYGSGHYYGGGLGSGGFGGGGGFSGGGGSFGGGGASGGW